Within the Vigna angularis cultivar LongXiaoDou No.4 chromosome 10, ASM1680809v1, whole genome shotgun sequence genome, the region ATGAAGACTCGGCCACGGAAGACGCAGCCATGGGATATAAACCGCAAGCCAACTGTGTACGATCTTATGCCTCCTCTTCCTCCGGATTGGACTCTCGTTATTCCTGCTGACGCTTCTTCTGCTCCTCCGCCTCCCTCTGCCTAGCCACTCACTCGGTACTGCGTCGTCGTTTTCATGCTTTCTCTGTTTTCTTCAAGCCTCATATTCGCTACTCTTTAaacattttatcttatatttcttGTTTAAATCTCAAATGAAACTTTTTATCTATGCATTTGTTTTGGATGAATTCACTTTCTTAGGTACGGTGAGCACGAGAATTCGATTAATTTGCGAACTGATGGTTAGGTTTTCTGAATGCGTCTAGTATACGTCAATTTTTAGACTAAAACTAGACACTCTCCCTACACACTCAGGAACCCTTTGcaacttcctttacctttaTATTTCTGAATTCTTGTAGACAGATGTTCTTTCTGCACTACTTTTCTTcttatagttttctttttcacattttttttgtctcttatttcttttctcCACTTAGCTATGTTCTCGCATGTATACATATACTagagaaattaaagaaagaggCATAAGTGGACCAATATCGAACACCTTCAACTCAAAACTAAGGCAGtaggaaaaatatttgaatgtaCAGTCTGACCAAGGGTCTGTGTAAATATTTGTAATGGAAAGTAGTTACTGCAGAAACAGAACATAACAAAGCTGTTAATTACCACACGCTTGTGTTAACCAGAATACTCTCCCTTAATCCAAGTTCTCAAAAGGAAACAATTCGTATTTCATTTCTCAGTTTTACAAATTCAGACACTCAGCAGACAGCATAATTCAGCTGCTTTTATCTTGACTTAAGAAGTCGTATTCTTTGCAAGTGGGTCTAAAGAATCAGTTTATCATTTGTATATGTGTTGCCTTCCCATCCTTTCTCTTAATCACAGTATTTTCCATTCCTTCTGCTAACAGAGTGCTAATGTATGCAATtctaatcttaattattttgcTAATGTCAAATTCATTCAGCACCTCTCTCTACTCAGTCATATAGTTTTAACAACCAgtattaaaataccaaaataggGAGATCAGTCACCGCCAACAATACTGGATCCTAATCAGAATTTCGAGCCACATTTGTTTTTGGTCTATTTCCCTTTTGCATGCCAACACTCAGAAGCAAAATGGCCCGACACAGTTGTaacaatgtattttttttttcttattaaaactGTCTTTCCTTGACTTTTACcatttcctcctcctcctctatTTGAGAACTCGGAACTATCTTCACTCTCTTTCCTTTATTCGAGTGCCAATTTCCCTTTCCTCTTGTTTGTACCCTTCTTTCCATCTTTCTTATGACCCATCAATTTTTTCAGAAGTTTGAACTTGCACATGTTTGATCTGTCTCTCGTGTGGACTTTCTAAACACGAGTCTTTGCTCATCATGTGTCTCAAGTCATTGAATGTTTAGTGCTtggagaaaatattatttacaggATATATTGTAAACTTTTATATGAGGTGAGACATCTAATACCATCATTTAAAAGTggaaaataattatgtttataacTTCCATAAAAACGTATGAATACATTCTTATTAGCAGtaatataagtaaataaaaatagactAAAGTTGGTAATATATACCATACATCACTTAAGACAAATAGATTACTATACCATATAAATGTACAAAATACAATATAGCAACAATGTAAaagcattttaaatttaaaataatgttagaatCTTGAGTTTACCCTAAACCCATAAAAACGTATGAATACATTCTTATTAGCAGtaatataagtaaataaaagtaGACTAAAGTTGGTAATATATACCATACATCACTTAAGACAAATAGATTACTATACCATATAAATGTACAAAATACAATATAGCAACAATGTAAaagcattttaaatttaaaataatgttagaatCTTGAGTTTACAATATATcctgtaaataatattttctccaAGCACTAAACATTCAATGACTTGAGACACATGATGACCAAAGACTCGTGTTTAGAAACTCCAGACGAGAGACAGATCAAACATGTGCAAGTTCAAACTTCTGAGAAAACTAATGGGTCATAAGAAAGATGGAAAGAAGGGTACAAGCAAGAGGAAAGGGAAATTGGCACTCGAATAAAGGAAAGAGAGTGAAGATAGTTACGAGTTCTCAAgtagaggaggaggaggaggaaatgGTAAAAGTCAAGGAAAGACagttttaataagaaaaaaaaatacattgttACAACTGTGTCGGGCCATTTTGCTTCTGAGTGTTGGCATGCAAAAGGGAAATAGACCAAAAACAAATGTGGCTCGAGATTCTGATTAGGATCCAGTATTGTTGGCGGTGACTGATCTCcctattttggtattttaatacTGGTTGTTAAAACTATATGACTAAGTAAAGAGAGGTGCTCAATGAATTTGACGTTAgcaaaataattaagattagaATTGCATACATTAGCACTCTGTTAGCAGAAGGAATGGAAAATACTGTGATTAAGAGAAAGGATGGGAAGGCAGCACATATACAAATGATAAACTGATTCTTTAGACCCACTTGCAAAGAATACGACTTCTTAAGTCAACATAAAAGCAGCTGAATTATGCTGTCTGAGTGTCTGAATTTGTAAAACTGAGAAATGAAATACGAATTGTTTCCTTTTGAGAACTTGGATTAAGGGAGAGTATTCTGGTTAACACAAGCGTGTGGTAATTAACAGCTTTGTTCTGTTCTGTTTCTGCAGTAACTACTTTCCATTACAAATATTTACACAGACCCTTGGTCAGACTGtacattcaaatatttttcctaCTGCCTTAGTTTTGAGTTGAAggtcactacaaaaaagaagggcattaccgaaggccagaagccctcggaaacagcccaaaaccgtcggtaaaaggtaattaccgaaggcttatcgacggccaaacagccctcggtaaatggcttgtcgctaacatttaccgagggcttttgaccttcggtaattaccgagggccaaaagccaattaccgagggccaaaagccttcggtaattaccgagggccataagccaattaccgagggccaaaagccttcggtaattaccgaatagctgaaaaaaaaacaggggtctggtaatcgtttacaccaaccctgtaaacgattacccgagagaaaattggaatttgtacagaaagtccaacacaggtactcagtcaggtgaacaggggtcaccattgaaaaaagaagtgacttttaggcacttttgcacttgtcttaggttgttccttgtgtttcagtggtgggagagggaggttagtgatgtgattatgtcccaatgatggaggaaagtgatgttttggcaccccatgatggaggaaagaaacaatgtttatgagatgagcaacttgagtgagataacatgctgtcaactttgacctttgttggctattttactgataacttttcccaccgacctctaaatgatgtgattttttttttattagaaactagactcaaaaatctttccaatgactactaatttgtaatttttggacatctgagttggtacagtttattgtttcaagttagcgtttcatatatttttgccaactctgacctttgcttgttcttttgctcataactttctccaccgaactccaaatgagttgattcttgttttgttggaatctatactcaaagacctttcaaattatgccttagaaatcaaatttacaccttttttgacactgtaatcgattacaaggacactgtaaacgattacccgagagaaaattggattttgtacagaaagtccaacacaggtactcagtcaggtgaacaggggtcaccattgttaaaagaagtgagttttaagcacttttgaagGAGGGGAAACATGTCCAGCAGCTGTAGCTACCATCACATCCAgttgggaagaagaaggaagctcACGGTTTCTTTGAGAAGCATGGCAGCAGCTCACGTTCAAAAGAAAGGCTTCTATGGAGTGGAAGAgctaagagagaaaaggagatgaGTTCAGGGCTGAATGGAGTTGGACGTGTGAAAGAAGAGGAATAGGGAAGGATTTTGCAAGTTGGACAACACAAGGGCCACCACTTAGTTTGGCAAAGCTAACGTCCATGACAGGAATTCCAAATTAGTGAAAGTGTTGACATGGCCTACATAGAAAAGAGCTACCACCTAGCATTAGATAATTTTTCTTTGGCCTAAGAAAAGTAAAACCGTAAAGTTGGATGGAGAAAGGGCcaccacattttatttttggcTGGAAATGTGATTTAAAGAAAGCAGCAAATGGAGATGGAGAAGCCACATTCAATACGTAAAGAAGCAAGCTTCGGAGTTGAAATGAAGAAAGCACCACGCCCACATGAGAAGCAAATCACACGATCCAGCAAGAGGGAGAGAGGTGGACAACAACGTATGCATCCAGCACATGTTTTGGAATAAAATAGGGAGCTCACGGCTGAAGAAAAATCAAGTGGTTCATTGGCTGGAAAGAAGAGTAGCTCACGGCCATGGCAAGTTATCTAGATAGTTATTTGACAATAAAACAGACCCAAAGAAATAATGAATGGTCAAACTATATATGACTATGACAAGGCCTTTCCAGTCAGAATAGACCCTGCCATCCACCTAAAATGCTCTTCATTTCTTTTAGCCTATGTTTGGTACAttctagttttaaattaaaacagaTTAATTAAGATTAATAGTAGTGCTCAATTACATTAAACACAACACAGATATACCTGGTAGCTTTCCAGGTTTGCATAAAGGAAAAAACATGGCAACAATGCCTAACGCAATTGAGGAACCAAAAATGAATCCCCTGAGTTCAAGTTGAAGCAAAACAAAGTTACTCTCACTCAGCAGAATAATTACAATCATACCATAATTTATCCAATATCAATCACACAACATAATTTCCAGAATTTAGCAACATCAACTCAACCATCgaaaacaaactcaaaagcTAAAAGTAGTTTTTATACAAGTACCCTTTTAATCACACCAGATTTAGAATCCCATTCTATTCTAC harbors:
- the LOC128194276 gene encoding 50S ribosomal protein 6, chloroplastic-like, which codes for MSSLSSMFGCGVVMAPPQALGIGKRSDGGLTIVCSSRPQKKATAHHMKTRPRKTQPWDINRKPTVYDLMPPLPPDWTLVIPADASSAPPPPSA